CTCGCTCGCCAAGGAACGTTTCACCAAGAACCTGTGGACCGACCGGACCTCGACCCGCAGGCCGCTGCTCGTCACGATCCGCGACGAGGCCGATCAGGCCCGCTATATCGTCGAGCAGGTGTTGGCCAATCGTGAGGAAGGCGCGCTGCTGAAGCATCAGGCGGTGCTGTTTCGCACCTCCTCGCACAGCGGACCGCTGGAGGTCGAGCTGACCCGCCGCAACATTCCCTTCGTGAAGTTCGGCGGCCTCAAATTCCTCGACGCCGCGCACGTCAAGGACATGCTGGCGCTGTTGCGCTTCACCGCCAATCCGCGCGACCGGGTCGCGGGCTTTCGCATCCTGCATCTGTTGCCCGGCGTCGGGCCGGCCTCGGCGCAGCGCGTGCTCGACCGCATGGCGGAGGCCGCCGATCCGATCGCCGCGCTGGTGGCGCTGCCCGCCCCGCCCCGCGCCGGCGCCGACTGGCGGCTGTTCCTCGAGGCCATCGAGAACCTCCGCTACTCGGAATGGCCCGTCGACATCGAGCGCGCACGGCTCTGGTACGAGCCGCATCTCGATCGCATCCACGAGGACAGCGAGGTCCGCCGCGCCGATCTCATTCAGCTCGAGCAGATCGCCGCCGGCTATCCGTCACGCGAACGCTTCCTCACCGAGCTGACGCTCGACCCGCCCGACGCGACCAGCGACCAGGCCGGCGTGCCGCTGCTCGACGAGGATTATCTGATCCTGTCGACCATCCACTCCGCCAAGGGGCAGGAATGGAAATCCGTCTACGTGCTCAATGTCGTCGATGGCTGCATGCCGTCCGATCTCGGCGCCGGCACCTCGGCCGAGCTCGAGGAGGAGCGCCGCCTGCTCTATGTCGCGATGACCCGCGCCAAGGACGATTTGCACCTGATGGTACCGCAGCGTTTTTTCGTCCACGGCCAGGCCGCCAAGGGCGACCGCCACATGTACGCATCGCGCACCCGGTTCATCCCGGAACGGCTGCTGCCGATGTTCGAGCGGACCAGCTGGCCGCGGGCTGCGGCCGCGCCAGCCTCGACCGCCAGCCGCGCGCCGCCGATCGACATCGGCGCCCGGATGCGCGGCATGTGGCGCTGACACGGGTCGAAAGAATTTCGTTTGGGCGGGAACGAACCTGTCGGCCCAACGTTGAGGCGGCGTTCGTAATCGGCAAACGACCATCCCCGACGGCTTCGGCGTGCAGTTGCACTGCTGGAGCCGTCTTTTTTGCGCCCGCGTCAATTCACGCAGGAAACAGCGTGACCGGCTGGTCGAAGCCCTTCAGCGTATAATCGGAACCGGCTGCCGTGATCATGTCGCGCGTTCGATCCCGCACCGCTGTCGTGACAAGGATTTCGCCGGACTTCGCGGCGGCCTGGGCGCGTGCCGCGCGATTGACCACCGTGCCGACCGCGGTCAGGTCGCGATGGGTCTTGCCGAACTCACCAAAATTGGTGTCGCCGCTGTCCATCCCGATCCCAATGCCGATCTCGATGTCGCCGGCGCCGATCGCCTGCACCAGCGCATCGTGTCTCTCGCGGAAACGGCGCTGGATGTCGCGGGCCGCCAGCAAGGCCTGCACGGCATGATCCTTCCGCCGCACCGGAAAATTGAAGATCGCGAACACGGCGTCGCCGATCGTCTTGTTGAGAATGCCGTCATAGCGCCAGATCGCGGCGGCGCAGTCGTCGTAGAACGCATCGAGCAGCGACGTCAGCCCGGCCGGCGCGATGGTCTGCGTCAGTGTCGTGTAGCCGCGCAAATCGGCGAACAGGAGGGTGGCATCGATCGTCACGGCGCGCGCCTTCATGATCTTCGAGAAGGCCATCTCGCAGATCGTGCAGGTGTTCGGGTTCATGCGGCTCGGCCGGACGCCGAACAGGCGGAACGGCGCCGACAACGGGCCGCGCAGCGGGATCGGCATGTGCAGGTTTTGCCAACAGCCGAGGCAGATCGTTGCGGGTTCCGGAGTCATCGGCGTGTCACCTGTTGTTCCAGCAACGAAATCCGCTCAACCTAACACTGTCGGTCATGGTGTCCCTGCGAGATTGCCGCGCTCAGGCGGTCGTCACGAAACTCACTCCAATCCGTGTCTTCTTGCTCCAGATCACCTGGCACTCATGAACGACCGAGGGGTCCCGCGCCATCACCAGGCGGAATCTATGCGGGACGAAGGCCGGATTCTCGACCTCGATGGCGGCCCCTTCCGGCGATATGTTCACGATCGTGCAATGCATGACCGAACCGCCCGACGAGACATAGCCGGGTTCATTGACCTCGGTTCGTGGATGCTTGCGCTTTTCGTCCAACCGGCCTTCCCCCAGCTTTCTTGACGCAAACGTGGGCGATCGGCATTGCAGGAGTCAACGGCTCCCGGGGCTGCCAGCTAGCTTTCGCACCACGATTTGTGCGCAGCAGTAGGCCGAATTACTTATCGCGCCCGTGCAGATGAGCCCCGCGTCGGTGCGGGCTTGCCGTTCGCGGCAGCGCGAGGATAGCCTCACCCTATGGGCGATGCGCTGGCGCGACGCACGTTTCCAACAACAACGAACAGGCGCCATGGGGAGACGCGCCATGTTCGAGATTCTCGATCGCCGGACGACTCTGACCGGCAACCAGATCAAGATCCTTGCGGCGGCAATCATCGGCGATGCGCTGGAGTTCTTCGACTACTTCCTGATCGGCTTTGTGCTCGCGTTCCTGATCGGGCCGTGGAAGCTCACCTTTGGCCAGTCGGCCACGGTGCTGATGAGTTCCGGCATCGGCGCCATCCTCGGCGCCTATCTCTGGGGCTGGCTCGCCGACCGGATCGGGCGCCGCATTGTGTTCATCGGCACCGTGCTGAACTTCTCGATCGCGACCGGCCTGCTCTATTTCACCCCCGACAATGGCTGGGTTTACCTGGCGATCCTGCGCTTCTTCGTCGGCACCGGCGTCGGCGGGCTTTATTGTGTCGACCTGCCGCTGGTGCAGGAATTCATGCCGTCGCACAAGCGCGGCTGGGTCGGCGGCCTCGTCACCTGCGTGATCCCGCTCGGCGTCGGGCTCGGCGCGGTGCTGGGCGCGATCATGGGCACCGATCAGTGGCGGCTGCTGTTTGCGATCGGCGTATTGCCATCGGTCCTGGTGCTGCTGATCCGGCTCTGGGTCCCGGAGTCGCCGCGCTGGCTGTGCCGCCAGGGACGCTATGACGAAGCCCGCAAGTCGCTGGCCTGGGCCCTCCAGATGCCGCCATCGGAGCTGCCCTTGCCGAGTGCCGCCGACGCCGGGCCGATCGTCAAGACCAGTTGGTTCGACCTGTTCAAATATCCGCGCAGCCTGATCGTCTCCTGGCTCGGCAATGCCGGTGCGCAGACCGGGGTCTACGGCATCACGCTGTGGGCGCCCGCGCTGTTCGTGCTGCTGCTGAAGGTCACGCCGCAGGAGGCCGCCAAGATGATGATCCTGCTCAGCATCACCGGCTTCCTTGGCCGTATCTCGTTCTCCTGGTTCTCGGAACTGCTGGGACGGCGGATCGCCGGCGGCCTGCTCGGCTTCGGCGCCGGCGCGCTGACCATCATTGCCGGCTATCATTACGACGCGACACTGTTCGGCATGTCGGCGTTCTGGCTGCTGCTCGGCGCCGCCTTCTTCTTCGCCGACGGCGGCTTTGCGATCGTCGGGCCCTATGCCGCGGAGGTCTGGCCGTCGCATCTGCGCACCACGGGCATGGGATCGGCTTACGGCTTCGGCGGCATCGGCAAGATCATCGGGCCGGTCGGGCTTGCCTTGATCGTCGGCTCGAACAACTATCTCAAGCCGGATGTGCCGTTGACCCAGATCCCGACCGCTTTCGTCTATCTCGGCTGCTGGTTCCTGATGGCGGGTGCCGTCTACCTGTTCTTTGGGCTTGAGACCCGGGGCAAGTCGATCGAGCAGATCGACAAGGAGCTCAATGCGACGGCTGACGTCGCGGCGTCCGCAACCATCCGGCGCGCCGGAGGGAGGCCGACATGAGCATGACTTCAGCCGATCTTGCCGGCGATCGCGAGGTGATTGCACGCGCCGAGGCGATCAGGGACGCGGTTGCGGCCGCCTCCGACGCAATCGAGACGACCCGCCGCCTGCCGCCCGACCTGCTCGACCGGCTGCATGAGGCGCGGCTGTTCCGCCTGCTGCTGCCGCGCTCGACCGACGGCATCGAGACCGATCCCGTCACCTTCTTCCACGTCATCGAGACCATCGCCAAGGCCGACGCCTCGACGGCGTGGTGCCTGAGCCAGGCCGGCGGCTGCGCGATGTCGGCGGCCTATCTCGATCTGCCGGTCGCGCAGGAGATGTTCGCCGACCCGCGCGCCGTGCTGGCTTGGGGACCCGGCCCGAAGGTCAAGGCCGTCGAGTGCGCGGGCGGCTACCGCGTCACAGGGGTCTGGTCGTTTGCGTCAGGCGGCCGGCACGCCACCTGGCTCGGCGCCCACTGCCCGATCTATGCCGCGGACGGCTCGCCGCGCCGCGACGCCAATGGCGAGCAGGCCGAGCGCACCATGCTGGTGCGGACCGAAGACGTCGAATGGACCGACATCTGGAACACGGTCGGGCTGCGCGGCACCGCCAGCGACCAGTTCGCGCTGAACGATTTCTTCGTCCGCTCTGACCATTCGATCACCCGCGAATTCGATCGCGAATGCCGCGAAGGCGGCCCGCTGTACCGGATGAGCAACCACACCTGCTACCAGGTCGGCTTCGCCGGCGTTGCCTGCGGCATCGCCCGCAGCGCACTGGACAATTTCGTCGACGTCGCCCGCAACAAGGTGCCGCGCGGCACGAAGAAGACGCTGCGCGACAATGCCGTGGTGCAATCCGGCCTCGCCCAGGCCGAGGTCAATCTGCGCGCCGCCCGCGGCTTCCTGCTGCAATCGATGGCCGATATCTGGCAGGACCTGGTTGCCGGCCACAGCATCACGGTGGCGCAACGCATGACGATCCGGATGGCGGCAACCCACGCCATCCACAAGGCGCGGGAGGCCGTCGACTTCGCCTACAACACCGCCGGCGCCACCGCGATCTTCGACGGCCATCCACTGGAACGGCGCTTCCGCGACATGCACACCGTGACCCAGCAGTTGCAGGGCCGCTTCAGCCATTTCGAGACCGTCGGCGCGTGGATGCTCGGCGTCGAGGCCGACCTCAGCTTCGTCTAACCCTAATTCTCAAGGAGAAGAACCATGCCATTGGGCGGACTACAGCATTACACCATAGAGCCGCAGGATCTGGAGAAGACCAAGGCGTTCTATTGCGACGTGCTCGGCCTCGAGAACGGCGATCGTCCGCCGCTCGATTTCCCCGGCTACTGGCTCTATTCCGGCGGCCAGGCCACTGTCCATTTGATGGGCACCCGCAAGCCGCGCGACGGCATCGTGGTGCGCGGCACCGAGAAGAAATATGAAGACACCGGCCGGCTCGATCATATCGCCTTCGCCGCCACCGACGTCGACGCCGTGCGCAAGCGTCTGCAATCGAAGAACGTCAGCTTCCGCGAGCAGATCGTGCCGCGCACCGGCGACACCCAGATATTCCTCTACGATCCCGACGGCGTCGGCGTGGAGCTGAACTTCCCGAAAAGCTGAACCGGGCCTCGCCGGATGGTGCCCAGCTCAACAATTGGCCGGTGCATGTGCCGGCCATTTTTCATGTCACCGGAGCGGTTCCCGACAAGGCCCCGACTCGGCCATCACTCGGGCCTGATCCGGTCCGTTTTTCTTCAACATTGAATGACGAATTAACCCGGCCGCGCCGCTGCGGCAGAATAGCCGGGTGCTGCGCCTTTAACCTACCCCAGGGCATGGTGGCCCGGCTATTCGTCCCCACTTCGCCGTCGATCATGCTCTAATCGAGCCCGCGTTCGTGGCTGAGGCGGACCATTTCGTTGATGAAGATTTGTTTCTGCTTGTCGTCGAGACTCGCAAATAGCGGCTCTGCGGCATCGGCGACGCCGCGCTGATCGACTGCGCGGTCATTGAGGAACTGGGCTTCGTTGCGCATCTGCTCGATGATGTCGTCGGGCGGATCGCGCTGCGCGCGCGCAATCCGCAGGTTGAGACGGTCGGCGCCATTGTGCCCGAGATAGTGCATCGCACTGTTGAAGCCGGCCCAATTCTTCTCCTGCTCCGGCGTCAGGTTGAGCTCCGTCTTGATCCGCTCGATGTTGGCGTCGCTGTTGGCGACGATCTGTTCGGCCGTGAGCTGCGGCGCGCCCGCTTGGGTCAGCACGGTCGGCGCTTGCTTTCCGCCCTTGTCCTTGGTGGCGACCTTGGCCGATTTGGCGGCCTTGGCGCCCTGTTTGTCACCGGACGCCGGAGCCTGTGCATTCCTGCCGTTGCCGGCATTGGGGGTGGCGTTGTTGTTGCCGGTGAGCACCCCGGTCACGCCGGTCACCACGCCGACGACGCCGCCGATTGCTCCGCCTAGAACGCCGCCGACCGGTCCGGCGGCCTTGTTGCCTTCGCGCGCGCCGTTTTCGACGCCCTGCACGATCTGCGCATCGACCATATGAGGCACGGCAAGCAGCGTGACGGCGGCGGCCCCAACCGCGACGCACAATTTCCATTGCGCTCGCAGCTTCGCTACCGGGATGAGCATGATCGGGTCTCCGTGATCGATGGTGGATTGCAGGACTGACGCGGCGGGCAAGTTCGACGAATCCGGACTTTATCGTTTCCGGCTTCGGCAAGTCTATTGGTCGCGCTGGCCATCAACATGACGGAACACGGCTCGATCAGGCTCGTTTGGAAACCTGCGGCTCAACCGCGCACCGTCTGCGAGCGTTGCGCCAACCCAAGCGTGCGTCGCAGCATGATTACCGGAAGCGCGGCAAATCACCGGCAACGGCAGCGATGCCAACGACACTGCCTGCGATTTGACCACAACGTTAGTACTACGTGGCACAGGCATCTCGTTTCTCGACAGCAGCCGGCAATTCTGTTCTGATCGGTGTGAACGAAATCCCGCGACGTCGCGCGAACGCGACGCACAAAAACAACAACGGGATTCAAAAAAGTCTTTTGTCCGTCGGCTACCAGGGAGGGAATGCCATGTCACGGAAGAAGCTTTCGCGCCGAGAATTCGTTGCGGCGACAGCGCTGTCATCGGCGGCGCTCATTACAGCCCCCTACGTGCGTGGCGCCTACGCGGCTGGAAAGCTCTCGATGGGCTTCTGGGATCACTGGGTGCCGGGTGCGAACAGCGCCTCCACCGAGCTCGTCAATGAATGGGCGGCCAAGGAAAAGGTCGAGGTCCAGATCGACTACATCACCAGCCAGGGCAACAAGAACATCGTCACCATCGCTGCCGAAGCGCAGGCGAAATCCGGTCACGATATCTTCCAGATGCCGACATGGTGGCCACAGGCCAATGCCGAGCTGCTCGAGCCGGTCAACGACATCATGGAGCCGCTGATCAAGCTGAACGGCGAGGTCAACGGCACGGTCAAGTATCTCGGCCAGGCCGACGGCAAATGGCTCGGCGTTCCCGCCAGCGTCGGCAGCCAGATCAAGGGTCCCTGCTCGCGCATCGACCTGATGAAGAAGTACGCCAACATCGACGTCCAGGAGATGTATCCCGCCGGAAGCCCGCCGAAGGCCGACAACTGGACTCTCGACACGTTCCTCAAGGCAGCTGAAGCGTGCCACAAGGCCGGCTTCCCGTTCGGCATCGGTCTCGGCGAGACCAGCGACAATGTCGACACCGCCGGCGCGATCTTCCAGTCGTTCGGAGCGCAGCTGGTCGACGCCAAGGGCAACCTCACCGTCAAGACCGACGCGGT
This Bradyrhizobium sp. CCBAU 53421 DNA region includes the following protein-coding sequences:
- a CDS encoding ATP-dependent helicase; protein product: MPDLANTAYLDALNSEQRRAVEHGVGKDGVVGGPLLVIAGAGSGKTNTLAHRVAHLIVAGADPRRILLMTFSRRAAGEMAGRVERIARRVLGDRASIMTDALSWAGTFHGIGARLLREFAERIALDPAFTIHDREDSADLMNLVRHDLGLSRTESRFPTKGTCLAIYSRCVNAEMPIEAVLGQFFPWCSGWASELKQLFAAYVEAKQRQNVLDYDDLLLYWAQMVTDTALAEEIGGRFDHVMVDEYQDTNRLQSSILLALKPAGRGLTVVGDDAQSIYSFRAATVRNILDFPAQFSPAAEIITLDRNYRSTQPILSAANGVISLAKERFTKNLWTDRTSTRRPLLVTIRDEADQARYIVEQVLANREEGALLKHQAVLFRTSSHSGPLEVELTRRNIPFVKFGGLKFLDAAHVKDMLALLRFTANPRDRVAGFRILHLLPGVGPASAQRVLDRMAEAADPIAALVALPAPPRAGADWRLFLEAIENLRYSEWPVDIERARLWYEPHLDRIHEDSEVRRADLIQLEQIAAGYPSRERFLTELTLDPPDATSDQAGVPLLDEDYLILSTIHSAKGQEWKSVYVLNVVDGCMPSDLGAGTSAELEEERRLLYVAMTRAKDDLHLMVPQRFFVHGQAAKGDRHMYASRTRFIPERLLPMFERTSWPRAAAAPASTASRAPPIDIGARMRGMWR
- a CDS encoding adenylate/guanylate cyclase domain-containing protein; the protein is MTPEPATICLGCWQNLHMPIPLRGPLSAPFRLFGVRPSRMNPNTCTICEMAFSKIMKARAVTIDATLLFADLRGYTTLTQTIAPAGLTSLLDAFYDDCAAAIWRYDGILNKTIGDAVFAIFNFPVRRKDHAVQALLAARDIQRRFRERHDALVQAIGAGDIEIGIGIGMDSGDTNFGEFGKTHRDLTAVGTVVNRAARAQAAAKSGEILVTTAVRDRTRDMITAAGSDYTLKGFDQPVTLFPA
- a CDS encoding PilZ domain-containing protein, translating into MDEKRKHPRTEVNEPGYVSSGGSVMHCTIVNISPEGAAIEVENPAFVPHRFRLVMARDPSVVHECQVIWSKKTRIGVSFVTTA
- a CDS encoding MFS transporter — translated: MFEILDRRTTLTGNQIKILAAAIIGDALEFFDYFLIGFVLAFLIGPWKLTFGQSATVLMSSGIGAILGAYLWGWLADRIGRRIVFIGTVLNFSIATGLLYFTPDNGWVYLAILRFFVGTGVGGLYCVDLPLVQEFMPSHKRGWVGGLVTCVIPLGVGLGAVLGAIMGTDQWRLLFAIGVLPSVLVLLIRLWVPESPRWLCRQGRYDEARKSLAWALQMPPSELPLPSAADAGPIVKTSWFDLFKYPRSLIVSWLGNAGAQTGVYGITLWAPALFVLLLKVTPQEAAKMMILLSITGFLGRISFSWFSELLGRRIAGGLLGFGAGALTIIAGYHYDATLFGMSAFWLLLGAAFFFADGGFAIVGPYAAEVWPSHLRTTGMGSAYGFGGIGKIIGPVGLALIVGSNNYLKPDVPLTQIPTAFVYLGCWFLMAGAVYLFFGLETRGKSIEQIDKELNATADVAASATIRRAGGRPT
- a CDS encoding acyl-CoA dehydrogenase family protein, encoding MSMTSADLAGDREVIARAEAIRDAVAAASDAIETTRRLPPDLLDRLHEARLFRLLLPRSTDGIETDPVTFFHVIETIAKADASTAWCLSQAGGCAMSAAYLDLPVAQEMFADPRAVLAWGPGPKVKAVECAGGYRVTGVWSFASGGRHATWLGAHCPIYAADGSPRRDANGEQAERTMLVRTEDVEWTDIWNTVGLRGTASDQFALNDFFVRSDHSITREFDRECREGGPLYRMSNHTCYQVGFAGVACGIARSALDNFVDVARNKVPRGTKKTLRDNAVVQSGLAQAEVNLRAARGFLLQSMADIWQDLVAGHSITVAQRMTIRMAATHAIHKAREAVDFAYNTAGATAIFDGHPLERRFRDMHTVTQQLQGRFSHFETVGAWMLGVEADLSFV
- a CDS encoding VOC family protein — protein: MPLGGLQHYTIEPQDLEKTKAFYCDVLGLENGDRPPLDFPGYWLYSGGQATVHLMGTRKPRDGIVVRGTEKKYEDTGRLDHIAFAATDVDAVRKRLQSKNVSFREQIVPRTGDTQIFLYDPDGVGVELNFPKS
- a CDS encoding Spy/CpxP family protein refolding chaperone, which produces MLIPVAKLRAQWKLCVAVGAAAVTLLAVPHMVDAQIVQGVENGAREGNKAAGPVGGVLGGAIGGVVGVVTGVTGVLTGNNNATPNAGNGRNAQAPASGDKQGAKAAKSAKVATKDKGGKQAPTVLTQAGAPQLTAEQIVANSDANIERIKTELNLTPEQEKNWAGFNSAMHYLGHNGADRLNLRIARAQRDPPDDIIEQMRNEAQFLNDRAVDQRGVADAAEPLFASLDDKQKQIFINEMVRLSHERGLD
- a CDS encoding ABC transporter substrate-binding protein produces the protein MSRKKLSRREFVAATALSSAALITAPYVRGAYAAGKLSMGFWDHWVPGANSASTELVNEWAAKEKVEVQIDYITSQGNKNIVTIAAEAQAKSGHDIFQMPTWWPQANAELLEPVNDIMEPLIKLNGEVNGTVKYLGQADGKWLGVPASVGSQIKGPCSRIDLMKKYANIDVQEMYPAGSPPKADNWTLDTFLKAAEACHKAGFPFGIGLGETSDNVDTAGAIFQSFGAQLVDAKGNLTVKTDAVRQSLEFYKKLLAFLPPDVAAWDDASNNKWLVAGKGAMIMNPPSAWAVAKRDAPQVAEQCWTHGFPAGPKGRFAPYLPFFWSIWSFSKNKEAAKSLLSFLSQPASIEKMVVASGGYDLPAYEKLTTLKVWEEQGPPKGTLYHYPNPYKHQTLSIAASPAPPKVAQQIYFQATLTKMCLRYYQGESMEKTLAWAEGECEGFMRS